A region of Allocoleopsis franciscana PCC 7113 DNA encodes the following proteins:
- a CDS encoding dual specificity protein phosphatase family protein, with product MYPIRPWLYIGKYRETLDYNMLYRSNICAMLQLAEKVQHPGISSLYISVEDGESLCFEKLKEGIEYVRLEKARSKNVLIACGAGLSRGVSFAIAVLKEEENLTLLEAFRQIQSEHSQARPHLELWQSLCEYYSEEVPYKNIVKLILEQTATAKRLPRIPEVSH from the coding sequence ATGTACCCAATTCGACCCTGGTTGTATATCGGTAAATATAGAGAAACACTCGATTACAACATGCTCTACCGCAGTAATATCTGTGCCATGCTGCAACTTGCTGAAAAAGTTCAGCATCCGGGCATCTCGTCACTCTATATTTCCGTAGAGGATGGTGAGTCTCTATGTTTTGAAAAACTGAAAGAAGGTATTGAGTATGTGCGCCTGGAAAAAGCAAGGAGTAAGAATGTACTGATTGCTTGTGGGGCAGGTCTTAGTCGAGGCGTATCGTTTGCGATCGCAGTATTGAAGGAAGAAGAAAACCTTACCTTACTTGAAGCTTTTCGGCAAATTCAATCCGAACATTCCCAAGCAAGACCTCATTTGGAACTGTGGCAGTCACTTTGTGAATACTACAGTGAAGAAGTGCCTTATAAAAACATTGTGAAGCTGATTCTTGAGCAGACGGCAACAGCTAAACGGTTACCGCGAATTCCGGAAGTGAGTCATTAA